A genomic window from Triticum urartu cultivar G1812 chromosome 7, Tu2.1, whole genome shotgun sequence includes:
- the LOC125523253 gene encoding uncharacterized protein LOC125523253 has protein sequence MVRKRKELLSSAPWRTGEAEEDDEASRMSREGKVTVTSNPGETPTMNMPRSKRPDLDLAVDDFEEDEIDPELRYSFQRNSRFLRRVFTVDTLVKPLPPVMAYSVSRNVNFFFKIFTQFWDEEGIANAQRSLGLGSEDSSRRFR, from the exons ATGGTGAGGAAGAGGAAGGAGCTGCTGTCGTCGGCGCCATGGCGGACGGGGGAGGCGGAGGAGGACGACGAGGCGTCCAGGATGAGCCGCGAGGGGAAGGTCACCGTCACCAGCAACCCCGGGGAGACGCCCACCATGAACATGCCACGCAGCAAGCGCCCGGACCTCGACCTCGCCGTCGACGACTTCGAGGAGGACGAGATCGACCCCGAGCTGCGCTACTCCTTCCAGCGCAACAGCAGG TTCCTGCGGAGAGTTTTCACGGTGGACACACTTGTCAAGCCTCTTCCTCCTGTGATGGCATACAGTGTCTCCCGTAATGTGAACTTTTTCTTCAAGATCTTCACGCAGTTCTGGG ATGAAGAAGGAATTGCCAATGCACAGAGATCCCTTGGACTGGGAAGTGAGGATAGCTCCCGGCGGTTTCGCTGA